A region of the Chryseobacterium cucumeris genome:
AAAAGTTCGAAACCTTTATTAATATATTCTCCGAGTTTAAAATTGATCGGCTTAGGTGTTAAATTGACTTTCATTATTTATGTTGTGCTAATCTTCCAGGTTATATTGTTTTATTTTTCTGTATAAAGTTCTTTGTGAGATTCCCAGTTCATCTGCAGCTCTGTTTCTACGTCCTTTGTGCTTTTCCAAAGCCTTGATAATCAAATCTTTTTCATTATTCTGAAGAGAAAGTGATTCCGGTCTGTTTTCTTCAATTTCGATATCTTCAATATCTTCATAGCTGTCATCAGGATTTGAAATAATCGTAGGAGTCTGAACGGCCGGTGTATCATTATTATTTTCAAAATATAACATCGACCCGGAATTCACTTGTGACTGACTATCAGAAGTGTAAATTCTGTTGATCAGATTTTTCTCATGATTGCTCAGATCTGCTGTACCTCTGTTCTTGATCAGTTCCGAAGTTAAGGATTTTAAATCATTAATATCATTCCTCATATCGAACAGGATTTTATACATGATTTCCCTTTCGCTTCCGAAATCGCTCTGCTTGGGAGTACTTTGAGTATTTACGACCATTGGGAGATGGGTTTCCATCGGAATATACTCGGCAAGTTTTTCAGCAGTAATATTTCTGTTTCTTTCCACAACGGTCATCTGCTCCACTAAATTTCTTAGCTGGCGGACGTTCCCTGGGAAAGAATAACTTTCTATATAGTGAACAGCACTCTGCTCCAGCTCCAGTTCCGGCATTCTGTATTTTTCAGCAAAATCTATTGCAAATTTTCTGAATAACAAATGGATATCTCCTTTTCTTTCTCTCAAAGGAGGCATATCAATCTGAACAGTATTCAAACGGTAATACAAATCCTCACGGAACCTTCCGTCATGGATGGCTTTCATCATATTAACGTTGGTAGCTGCCACAATCCTCACATTGGTTTTCTGCACCTGTGAAGAACCTACTTTCATAAATTCACCACTTTCCAGCACTCTTAAAAGACGTACCTGAGTCTGCAGGGGAAGTTCTCCTACCTCATCCAAAAAGATGGTTCCGCCGTCTGCCACTTCAAAATATCCTTTTCTTGTAGCTGTAGCTCCTGTAAAAGCTCCCTTTTCGTGCCCGAATAGCTCAGAGTCTATGGTTCCTTCCGGAATGGCTCCACAGTTTACCACGATATAAGGCTGATGTTTTCTTCTGGATTCTGAATGAATGATTTTCGGAATAAATTCTTTTCCCACCCCACTTTCTCCAATCACAAGTACAGAGATATCTGTGGGTGCAACCTGGATAGATTTTTCCAGGGCACGATTGAGTGCAGGAAAGTTTCCGATAATTCCGAAACGGTTTTTTATGTTTTGTAGCTCGTTGCTCATAAGTAAATTTTTGATTATTGATTGAATGTTAATCTTCTACAGCACTTCAACCTGTTGTGTGTAGACCTTGTTAAATTGATGAGTGCAGACAGCTTTCAAGGTCTTTCCTTCATCATACGTTTGCAGGGCTAACATGTTTAAATCCAAATAATCTTTGTTTCTGATCTTAGAAACTTTACTTTTAAAGTATGTATTCTCAGCAAAGCCGTACCCTTTGCTTTGTTTTTCAAAATTTTCCAGGGCTTTGTCATATCTTCCCAGCTCAAGATAGGTAATTCCCAGCTGATAATGATCAAACATTCCCTTCGCATAACCTCTGGCAGCCAGAAGCCTTTCTATAATCCCAGCTGCTTTTTCTTTCTGTCCTGAAGCACTGTAGGACATCGCTCTTACTAAGTCCGTACTATAGTCTCCGTTTTGAGACCTTCCTAAGTCTCCAGGCTCATATATATTTAAACCTTCTAAATCCTGAATTGCACTTCTATAGCCTCTCAGAAACTGAAACTTTGTCCAGCCTCTGTAACCAGGGTGCATCCCGGGATCTAAGGTAACTGCTTTATCTATTAGAATCTTCCAGGTTACAAAATCTCCGTTTTTAAGATATGGAACGGCTTTTTCCATATATACATGAGAGAAATCAGAAGACAATTCAGTGGTTTTGTCAAAGCCTTCCTGAGATTCTGCGAAACTTTGTAAATCTGAAGCCCAGTTGTATAACTCACAAGCTTTTTTGCAGTTCTCACCCTCTACTGCATTACAGTTGACCTGTGCAATAGTATTGGTGTAAACGATAAGTAACAAAAAGCTAAGGTAATACCTCTGAAACTTTTCCATTTTCAATTTTATAGGTTAAATCCTGATAATAATCTACTTTTAAACCTTTTATCTCTTCCGGCATCCAGCCTTCGAGTGATTTTGTAAACTGCGTAACAATTTACTAAAAATCTTACGGTAATATACCCGTTGATTTTTTTTAGAATATATATTTTCTTTTTAAATTTTTCAGTGATAGCATCTTTTCGCTTGTCTGTCCAAATTCCTTTGGACCCTGAAACTTAATTTTATTCAACTGTTCTCCCTAAAAGTGTGCCTTGCGTATTGTCATACACAAAAACGTTCACAATGTCACCTATTTTCTGTCCTTCCAGTTTATCGAAGACACATACGGCATTCTGAGAGTTTCTTCCTTTCCACTGGTTTTTATTTTTCTTGGAAATTCCTTCAATCAGAATCTGATGCTCTCTTCCAACATAGGATTTCATTCTTTGTTTTGAAAGCTCTCCCTGAAGGGCAATAACCTCAGCAAGACGTCTCTGCTTCACATCAGCCGGAATATTGTCTTCCATTTTCTTGTGAGCAGGAGTTCCCGGCCTTTCTGAGTACGCAAACATATAACCGTAGTCATATTCCACTTCTCTCATCAGACTCAAGGTATCCTGGTGGTCTTCTTCTGTTTCATTACAGAATCCTACGATCATATCCTGTGAAAATGCTACTTCCGGAACAATTTCTTTTGCTTTTCTGATCAGATCAAGATATTCTTCACGGGTATGTTGTCTGTTCATCGCTTCCAGCATATTATTGCTTCCGCTTTGTACAGGAAGATGTACATATTTACAGATGTTGTCATGTTTTGCCATCATTCTGAATACGTCCAGACTCATATCCTGAGGGTTGGAAGTAGAGAATCTGATTCTCAGCTCAGGAACAGCTTTAGCTACCAGATCAAGCAATTGCGCAAAATTTACGGCTGTTGCTTTCTGCATTTCAGATGCTTTGGCAAAATCTTTTTTAGGACCTCCTCCATACCAAAGGTAAGAGTCTACGTTTTGTCCTAAAAGGGTAATTTCTTTATATCCGTTATTGGCAAGATCTTTACATTCTTCAATAATAGAGTGTGGATCACGGCTTCTTTCTCTTCCTCTGGTAAATGGAACCACACAGAATGTACACATATTATCACAACCTCTTGTAATGGTAACAAAAGCGGTAACACCGTTTCCTCCTAAACGGACAGGATTGATATCGGCATACGTCTCTTCTTTGGAAAGAATAACGTTGATGGCATCTCTTCCATCGTCAGTTTCTTTCAAAAGGTTCGGTAAGTCTCTGTAGGCATCAGGACCTACAACAAGATCTACCAATTGTTCTTCTTCTAAAAACTTGGTTTTCAATCTTTCTGCCATACATCCCAGAACACCAACCGTCATATTCGGTCTTTCTTTTTTAAGATTTTTGAACTGAGAAAGACGCATTCTTACGGTCTGTTCCGCTTTTTCGCGGATGGAGCATGTATTTAAAAGAATCAGGTCGGCTTCTTCAACTTTCATCGTTGTATTATACCCCTGTTCATTAAGAATGGATGCAACAATTTCAGAGTCAGAGAAATTCATCTGACAGCCATAGCTTTCTAAAAACAGTTTTTTAGAGTTCTCCGGTCTTTCTGCAATAGCAAAAGCTTCGCCCTGTTTTGTTTCGTCTATATATTTTTCCTGCACGATAATCGATTTAAGATTCGTAATTTAAAATTACGAACGAATAAGTTTGCAAAGATACAAAATATTGTGACAGAATGTCAGCGCTATTATTTTAACAAAATCATAAATTGAAAAAGTATTGGAATTCTCTCATTGAGCCTCCCATTACTTTAATTTTAAAAAAGAAAACTAATAATCCTAATCGATATCTGCAGACATTGAAGAAAAGTTCATTTTAACTTTAATCTGTGAGGCTACTGGCTTCCCGTTACAAGACGCCGGAATCCAGTTTCTCTTTATCCTTCTTACGACGTACTGCATATCGTCAAAGAAAACTTCGCTGTTGGTCACCTTAGGCATTCCTTTCACATCTGTTACTTTTCCCTTTTCATCAAGCACTAAGGTAAAGGTAAAATCTCCCGTCAAAGCATAGAAATCAGAATTCAGGTACGCATACATATATCGGTTCAGGATATCTTTGTAGGCTGCAACACCTCCTTCAAAAGCAGCGGGTTTAAAATCATTACATTTTACAGCAACCTGCATAAAGGGTTCTTTAATATCTATTTTTAAAAGATTTTTATTACTCTCTCTGATAAAAGAATCATCCCTTTCTTCCTGATCCTGCGCCAGTGAAAAATTCATTGCACATAAAGCCAAAAATAAAAATATAGTTCTCATGCTTGTTTCCTAATAATAAACAAAGGTAAATATTTAGCTTATGTATAAAAAAGAAAAACTTCACGCAAAGCATGAAGTTTTATATATAGTTTCTGAATATCAGACAACTGTCTGATTATTTCTTTTCTTATTATAGCAGGCCTTTGATATGTTTATAATTGGTCTTCACCGTTTCAAAAACCTCATCCATTTTACCGCCAAGCATAAGCTGAGCCATAGACTTTGTCATTCCCATAATCTGATCAAATTCAACCTTCGGAGGAAGAGCCAACGCATTGGGATTCGTAAAAATATTCAGAAGATAAGGTCCTTTGTAATCCAGGCATTCTTTGATAGCGCTTTCCACATCTTTGGGGAGATGGACATTTTTTCCCGGATATCCCATGGCATGCGCGATCATGGCAAAATCAGGATTAATCATGTCTGTCTCATTGTCGGGCATTCCACCAACTTCCATTTCCAGCTTTACCATTCCCAGGGTTCTGTTATTGAAAACAATTAATTTGATTGGTAATTTATACTGAAAAATAGTAGCCATATCTCCTAACAGCATAGATAACCCTCCATCTCCACAAAGGGCAATCACTTGTTTTTCAGGATGTGCCAATGCAGCACCTATCGCCATTGGCATCGCATTAGCCATTGAGCCATGATTAAATGATCCCAGCATCTTCCTTTCCCCCGTTCCTGTAATAAAACGGGCTCCCCAAACGCAGCACATTCCGGTATCTACGGTAAAAATAGCATCATTTTCAGCAAGTTTATCTAAAGTGTGGGCCACATATTCCGGCTGAATGGCGTTCTCTTTTCCAGAATCTTTTACAT
Encoded here:
- a CDS encoding energy transducer TonB; the encoded protein is MRTIFLFLALCAMNFSLAQDQEERDDSFIRESNKNLLKIDIKEPFMQVAVKCNDFKPAAFEGGVAAYKDILNRYMYAYLNSDFYALTGDFTFTLVLDEKGKVTDVKGMPKVTNSEVFFDDMQYVVRRIKRNWIPASCNGKPVASQIKVKMNFSSMSADID
- the miaB gene encoding tRNA (N6-isopentenyl adenosine(37)-C2)-methylthiotransferase MiaB, which translates into the protein MQEKYIDETKQGEAFAIAERPENSKKLFLESYGCQMNFSDSEIVASILNEQGYNTTMKVEEADLILLNTCSIREKAEQTVRMRLSQFKNLKKERPNMTVGVLGCMAERLKTKFLEEEQLVDLVVGPDAYRDLPNLLKETDDGRDAINVILSKEETYADINPVRLGGNGVTAFVTITRGCDNMCTFCVVPFTRGRERSRDPHSIIEECKDLANNGYKEITLLGQNVDSYLWYGGGPKKDFAKASEMQKATAVNFAQLLDLVAKAVPELRIRFSTSNPQDMSLDVFRMMAKHDNICKYVHLPVQSGSNNMLEAMNRQHTREEYLDLIRKAKEIVPEVAFSQDMIVGFCNETEEDHQDTLSLMREVEYDYGYMFAYSERPGTPAHKKMEDNIPADVKQRRLAEVIALQGELSKQRMKSYVGREHQILIEGISKKNKNQWKGRNSQNAVCVFDKLEGQKIGDIVNVFVYDNTQGTLLGRTVE
- a CDS encoding sigma-54 interaction domain-containing protein — its product is MSNELQNIKNRFGIIGNFPALNRALEKSIQVAPTDISVLVIGESGVGKEFIPKIIHSESRRKHQPYIVVNCGAIPEGTIDSELFGHEKGAFTGATATRKGYFEVADGGTIFLDEVGELPLQTQVRLLRVLESGEFMKVGSSQVQKTNVRIVAATNVNMMKAIHDGRFREDLYYRLNTVQIDMPPLRERKGDIHLLFRKFAIDFAEKYRMPELELEQSAVHYIESYSFPGNVRQLRNLVEQMTVVERNRNITAEKLAEYIPMETHLPMVVNTQSTPKQSDFGSEREIMYKILFDMRNDINDLKSLTSELIKNRGTADLSNHEKNLINRIYTSDSQSQVNSGSMLYFENNNDTPAVQTPTIISNPDDSYEDIEDIEIEENRPESLSLQNNEKDLIIKALEKHKGRRNRAADELGISQRTLYRKIKQYNLED